Part of the Maridesulfovibrio sp. genome, GGTGGCTTTGGCCGCCTTCTCCACTCGTTCTGTCATGGGTTTGGTAATGGAGTCCATGTATTCGAAAAGCTGGGAGGAGCGGTATTTAAAGGTATGAGCCAGCATGGATTTAAGTACATGGGCTTCTTTGACCTTTTCATTTTCAAAATGAAGCAGGAGCTGTACTTTCTGGTTGAATCCGCTGGCATAGCAGTCCACTTCAACTCCGGTGTAATCTCCGTAACTCATGAGCACATTGTGCTGTGTGGGGATCATCAGTTTGTCATGCACATTGGGGAACATTTTTTCCACGCGCTGGGAAATGTATTTGAATGGCACGAATTCAGGGTGCCAGTGCACAGCCAGCAGGGTTTCCTGCCGGGCGTGGATTTTTGAGGGGGTGACCACCTGCTCTACCTGCCAGTCGGCAAGCTCGGTGGAGATTACATCATGGAACCGAGCACGGTCCTCATCTGTTATTTCAGGGGAAACTGTTACTGCCGCGGGGCAGGAGGCTGCTACGTTCATGTTGTCCTTTTATTTGTACCTTGAATGGCAGTGGGCGGTGATGCTGTTTATCTCGTCACAGGCGTTGTGGGCAGATTCTATGTCTGAATCATTGCATGCTTGCTGAAACTTATCACAGGCGGCGGTAAATTCGTCATAGTATTCATCTCCATGGCCTTCAAAACTGACCATGGTTCGTGAATCTGCCATGAATTCTTCCACTACTTCAAGCGGGGGGAGGGTTCCCGCATGTACTGATTTAAAGATTACCTTAAAGGATGCTTTCATCCGCTTTTTTAGGCTCTTGTAGCTACTCT contains:
- a CDS encoding GAK system XXXCH domain-containing protein, coding for MAKKSKIEKYIQPGELPEFLRKIADALEGGASEEDAYLVMIEGFKKLKINIRNEYGHTAVKVTAKPMPTSISSEQEDPSEAEIPSPAEQDNSTKSSYKSLKKRMKASFKVIFKSVHAGTLPPLEVVEEFMADSRTMVSFEGHGDEYYDEFTAACDKFQQACNDSDIESAHNACDEINSITAHCHSRYK